One genomic region from Streptomyces sp. NBC_01431 encodes:
- a CDS encoding FtsW/RodA/SpoVE family cell cycle protein, with protein sequence MTFAALAQAPNRRRTEAWLLAFVVLITVGGYAVTGLSMEDRLPPGLAGFGLCVLLLALVPHLAVRRWASRADPLLLPLALLLTGLGLVLLHRLDLTYAAKPGLKISQAGEGQLMWTVIGVAVCVGLLVVLRDHRWLQRYLYVMMAVALVLLMAPAFSSADQFGAKRWIMMGPLSVQPGEFVKIMIAVFFAGYLTVNRDALALAGRRFLGMRLPPGRQLGPIVAIWVLSLLVLIFERDLGTSLIFFGLFVIMLYMATERTSWVVCGLLMAVVGAAVVGSMEPHVHGRVVAWLHPMDAFTEAGRKAGISDQLGQALFSFGSGGITGSGLGQGHPELIGFAGNSDFILTTVGEELGLAGVMAVLLLYGLLGQRGLSIGLVARDPFGKLLATGLASALLLQVFVVTGGVMGLIPLTGKALPFLAKGGSSMVANWLMVGLLIRISDKAQRRREPAAPTTPARAAAS encoded by the coding sequence ATGACGTTCGCGGCGCTCGCGCAGGCCCCCAACCGGCGGCGCACCGAGGCGTGGCTGCTCGCCTTCGTCGTCCTGATCACGGTCGGCGGCTACGCCGTCACCGGTCTGTCGATGGAGGACCGGCTGCCCCCGGGGCTCGCCGGGTTCGGCCTCTGCGTCCTGCTGCTCGCGCTGGTCCCGCACCTGGCCGTGCGGCGCTGGGCGTCTCGGGCCGACCCCCTCCTACTGCCGCTCGCCCTGCTGCTCACCGGGCTCGGCCTGGTGCTGCTGCACCGACTGGACCTCACCTACGCGGCCAAACCCGGCCTGAAGATCTCCCAGGCGGGCGAGGGACAGCTGATGTGGACGGTCATCGGCGTGGCCGTCTGCGTCGGGCTGCTGGTCGTCCTGCGCGATCACCGATGGCTACAGCGGTACCTGTACGTGATGATGGCCGTCGCCCTGGTGCTGCTGATGGCGCCCGCCTTCTCCAGTGCGGACCAGTTCGGCGCCAAGCGCTGGATCATGATGGGGCCGCTGTCGGTCCAGCCCGGGGAATTCGTGAAGATCATGATCGCGGTGTTCTTCGCGGGCTACCTCACCGTCAACCGTGACGCTCTGGCGCTGGCCGGCCGCCGCTTCCTCGGCATGCGACTGCCGCCCGGCCGGCAGCTCGGCCCGATCGTGGCGATCTGGGTGCTCAGCCTGCTCGTGCTGATCTTCGAGCGCGACCTCGGGACCTCCCTCATCTTCTTCGGCCTCTTCGTGATCATGCTGTACATGGCGACGGAGCGCACCAGTTGGGTGGTGTGCGGTCTGCTCATGGCCGTGGTGGGCGCGGCTGTGGTCGGCTCCATGGAGCCGCACGTCCACGGCCGGGTGGTGGCCTGGCTGCACCCCATGGACGCCTTCACCGAGGCGGGCCGGAAGGCGGGCATCTCGGACCAGTTGGGGCAGGCCCTGTTCAGCTTCGGCAGCGGCGGCATCACCGGAAGCGGCCTGGGCCAGGGACACCCGGAGCTCATCGGCTTCGCCGGCAACAGCGACTTCATCCTCACCACGGTCGGCGAAGAGCTGGGCCTGGCCGGTGTCATGGCGGTCCTGCTGCTGTACGGGCTGCTGGGCCAGCGGGGGTTGAGCATCGGCCTGGTGGCCCGCGACCCGTTCGGCAAGTTGCTCGCCACCGGTCTGGCCAGTGCCCTGCTGCTCCAGGTCTTCGTGGTCACCGGCGGCGTGATGGGCCTGATCCCGCTCACCGGCAAGGCCCTGCCGTTCCTGGCCAAGGGCGGCTCCTCGATGGTGGCCAACTGGCTGATGGTGGGCCTGCTGATCCGCATCAGCGACAAGGCCCAGCGACGGCGCGAGCCGGCCGCGCCGACGACACCGGCACGGGCCGCAGCCTCGTAG